Part of the Octopus bimaculoides isolate UCB-OBI-ISO-001 chromosome 21, ASM119413v2, whole genome shotgun sequence genome, ccggatgaaatgcttagtggtgtttcgtctgtcttgatgttgtgagttcaattctcaccgaggtcgactttgcctttaatccttttggcgtcaataaattaagtaccagtgaaacactggggtcggtataatcgactagtcctctccccacaaatttcaggccttgtgcctttaataggaaggattattattattattattatcattattattattaataagtggcaagctgacagaaacgttagcatgccggacaaaatgtttagtggtattttgtttgtcttgacgatgttctgagttcaatttccaccgaggatGATTTTTCcatacatcctttcggggtcaataaattaagtaccagttgcatgctggaAGTCAATCCAATCGACTGAAcccacccccaaaaaaaatttcgggccttgtgcctagagtagaaatgaacattggcttcaaatttttgtatAAGTCTAGTAATTCGTGGGGaggggggaaagtcgattacagcaaccccagtacgcaactggtacttattttattgaccctgaagcaatgaaagacaaagacaaccttggtggaatttgaacacagaatgtaaaagtaGATGAATAGCCACTAAGCAGTTCGCCAGGGATGCTAACAGTTCTGACAGCTGGCCACCTGATGCTTCTCTaatgtttgtttcaaattttgatatatataaagggaTGTAAATATACtaacaccggttctcaagtggtggtgggggacaaacagacacatatacatatacatatatatatatataNNNNNNNNNNtggtctagcatattaaaaaaatccgaagattaaaattatattacatacaaaaataagaggaatgaccagaaaaagtggactcctatatgctagaaatagatgccgaatcatctaaccatgaaaaaaaatatgttctcagtaaaaaatttagcgagacaacagactgtaaaagggcaagacaaatgaaaaaatactacaGTCTGTTGTCTCGctgaaatttttactgagaacatattcttcgtggttagatgattcagcatctatttctagcatataggagtctacttttgctggtcattcctcttatttttgtatatatatatatatatatctatatatgcatacgcatagagagagagagctattatGAACGTGTAATTCTATTGGACATAGtccattacaatttattttaagTAATGTTGCAGCAACACGACACAGAGATGTGCCATGGTGGCATGAAACAGCAGACTAAAGCAGACTCAATCAAAATAGTGACTCTGGAAGACAACAAACTTTCTTCACATCTGACATTCTTACCTTTGTACAATCAGCAATCACGTCAGGAAACATTACAAAATTGGTCTCAAGGATGCTGGTAGCCATATACATCATGAAGAAATTCTCAGTGGAGAGGTTTCCGGTATCTTGTGTGAAATACAAAGTCATGTACATCAGCAATGTCACCtgtgaagacagagagagatttgcatacatatatatatatatatatatatatatatataaattatatatatatataaattatatataaattatatatatatatatatatatttaatatataaaatagagatgtctgtgtattcgcttttcaNNNNNNNNNNNNNNNNNNNNNNNNNNNNNNNNNNNNNNNNNNNNNNNNNNNNNNNNNNNNNNNNNNNNNNNNNNNNNNNNNNNNNNNNNNNNNNNNNNNNNNNNNNNNNNNNNNNNNNNNNNNNNNNNNNNNNNNNNNNNNNNNNNNNNNNNNNNNNNNNNNNNNNNNNNNNNNNNNNNNNNNNNNNNNNNNNNNNNNNNNNNNNNNNNNNNNNNNNNNNNNNNNNNNNNNNNNNNNNNNNNNNNNNNNNNNNNNNNNNNNNNNNNNNNNNNNNNNNNNNNNNNNNNNNNNNNNNNNNNNNNNNNNNNNNNNNNNNNNNNNNNNNNNNNNNNNNNNNNNNNNNNNNNNNNNNNNNNNNNNNNNNNNNNNNNNNNNNNNNNNNNNNNNNNNNNNNNNNNNNNNNNNNNNNNNNNNNNNNNNNNNNNNNNNNNNNNNNNNNNNNNNNNNNNNNNNNNNNNNNNNNNNNNNNNNNNNNNNNNNNNNNNNNNNNNNNNNNNNNNNNNNNNNNNNNNNNNNNNNNNNNNNNNNNNNNNNNNNNNNNNNNNNNNNNNNNNNNNNNNNNNNNNNNNNNNNNNNNNNNNNNNNNNNNNNNNNNNNNNNNNNNNNNNNNNNNNNNNNNNNNNNNNNNNNNNNNNNNNNNNNNNNNNNNNNNNNNNNNNNNNNNNNNNNNNNNNNNNNNNNNNNNNNNNNNNNNNNNNNNNNNNNNNNNNNNNNNNNNNNNNNNNNNNNNNNNNNNNNNNNNNNNNNNNNNNNNNNNNNNNNNNNNNNNNNNNNNNNNNNNNNNNNNNNNNNNNNNNNNNNNNNNNNNNNNNNNNNNNNNNNNNNNNNNNNNNNNNNNNNNNNNNNNNNNNNNNNNNNNNNNNNNNNNNNNNNNNNNNNNNNNNNNNNNNATATATACTTAtttgcaaggtaatattttcccatctagacaaaaggtgaaaaaaaccccagaaggaatgatcaatcaatatttttcataccACAAATGGAAGAACTTCAGAGATTGTTGCAATGACGGCATCCCAGAGAAGACGTTTTTGCAAAAAGCTGAGTTCTTTTATTCGGATGTCTTGTAATTTCTTCAGAAAAATCGACTCTAAAGCTTGAAGTTTTATAACCTgtgaaaaacaatgaaagagaaagcAACACTATCAAACACAGACAGTGACAATTTAATACATGTGTggggacacacagacatttataatccttgaagaagaagaaaaaaagtagaataaataGCAGATGTGTTTTGAATTGAGAAACTGGGAAAGTATTTCTAGCCTTCTTTCTTCTGTTGAAACACAGGTTTCAAACACACAGGTTATTTAATTCATTTCCTAATTCATCTATCATggcatgtttgtttctttttgaaccAATCAGTATTTCGAAAAATTACAGATTTAGGCtgcaaagaaaaatacaataaagactCTGAATTCTGTCTTAAAATTCAATGTGCTTCAGCATTAGCCTTCCTACCCATTGAAGATGTCGAAGAGGTCTATGAAGAATTAACAGACGATGAAGAAATACCTGCTGAATTCATCACTTACTTTGACTTGATTTACATAGGCAATGTGAGAGGACGTGGTGCTAGACGAAGGAGAGAACCACCCACATTCCTGGTAGCTGTATGGAATGTTAATCAGCGTATTCTTCAAGATCTTCCCAGAACAAATAATGCTGCAGAGGGGTTTCATTCTGCGATAAAGCATTCGGCAGGTGGAGAACGTTTGAATATTTGGAAATTAATCAAAACTCTGAAGGAAAGGGAAGGGTTCGTTCCAGGTAAAATGACTCAAATTCTTCGAGGAGATCCCCGTCAAAGTCATGTACACAATATCGAAGAATAACTGAACACCTCAAAAGATTGTTTGTTGAATATGGGTCAACAAGAAAAAttaatctctttattgcccacagggggctaaacatagaggagacaaacaaggacagacaaagggattaagtcgattggattgagcccagtgcataactggtacttaatttatcgaccctgaaaggataaaaggcaaagtcaaccttggcggaatttgaactcaaaacgtaaagacaaacgaaataccacgaagcattttgcccagcatgctaacggttctgccagctcgccaggaTATTATTTGCATTGGTTTTAAGTGATCATAATAAACCATTAATTATAtcttattacttttttaaaaggactttttttttaaatgcattttcccaaattccaccgaggtcaactttgctttctattctttcagggtcgataaattaagaccCAGCCaagtgctggagttgatgtaattgattatccccctccccttaaattccacgccttgtgcctaaagtacaaaggattattattattattattattagtagtagtagtagtagtagtaatagtagtagcagcagcagcagtacagtGTCAGGAAATTGGCAAAGCACCTGAAGAAAGacaaaactgaaattaataaGACGAagcttacttttattttatccatGATTTCCTTCATCACACATCGTCggttgtctttctctttcaaaaaTTCCTCGTGACATTCACCGATCTTTTTCAGGCAGTACTTTACCAAGGCGTACGCCAGGAAGATGAGGAGGCAGTACATGGCGACACATTTGAAGTTCACGAAAAGAATGATGCAACAGATGATGAGCTGTaacggggccgaccaaagcaccCACAGGAAGGCAATGCACTCGTGGAACATGTCAGTGTCGACGGAGAGTAAGTTGGCTATGGACACGTCCTGTAAAAGTTGACCTCTCTTCTTCAGCAACTGGAAAGCAGAGAATAAAAATTGGTAGTAAtaatggtgtcggtggtggtagtagtgatggtggtggtggtgggatgatggtggtagtggaggtggtgataatggtgaaggtgacggtggtggtgatggtggtgatgatagtagtagtggtggtagtggaagtagtgtgatggtggtagtggtggtggtgatagtggtgatagtggtggcgggggtgacggtggtggtggtggtggtggtagtagtagtaatggtgatggtggaagtagtggtggtggtaatcatagtggtgatggtgatggtcagTGGGTGGGTTTATAAGGGGTGTGGCAGGTTTGATATTGGTATCAGTCACCCTACTGATTGTTCCATCTTCAATCTCAGAAGACtccaataaaagtaaaacaaaaccagaaattaTCAACATGTAACATGAGTGACTTTCTCTTCACCAATGTCTGACTGAGCTCTCCCTCTCTCAACATTGTCTCAGAGGCTGACATGcagtaaagtaataataataataataatgttgacaataggcgcaggtgtggctgtgtggtaagttgcttgcttaccaaccacatggtcccgggttcattcccacagcatggcaccttgggcaagtgtcttctactatagcctcaggctgaccaaagccttgtgagtggatttagtaggacggaaactgaaagaagcctgtcgcatatatgtatgtatatNNNNNNNNNNNNNNNNNNNNNNNNNNNNNNNNNNNNNNNNNNNNNNNNNNNNNNNNNNNNNNNNNNNNNNNNNNNNNNNNNNNNNNNNNNNNNNNNNNNNNNNNNNNNNNNNNNNNNNNNNNNNNNNNNNNNNNNNNNNNNNNNNNNNNNNNNNNNNNNNNNNNNNNNNNNNNNtatatatatatatatatatatatatatatatatgtatgtgtatgtatatgtttgtgtgtctgtgtttgtccccctaacatcgcttgacaaccaatggttgtgtgtttacgtccccgtaacttaacggttcagcaaaagagattgataaaataagacaaaGGAGGAATAAGGAGTGAAGGAGGCTAAGGAGGATGGGTCTATGTATGAAATGTTAAAATGCAATCAAGTACCTTCCTGTAGATGGCATCAGTAAttgctgtctttacgttcagtcCCAACCTGTTACTTCTCCAGTAAACCGCTTGGTCTGCCATGGACATTGCTATATTGACAATGAAGAATGTGAATGCGAAGACGTAACCTAACCATTTGGGACCTGGTGTTTTACTTTCAAGAAAGGGGaggaaataactgaaatattagAGAGATTTAGATAAGAGTTAGGTTCAGTAGAATGCATTAACATCGgagtaaatattagtttcaaattaggcacaaggttagcaattttgggggaaggggtaagccgattacatcgaccccagtgctcaactggtacttattttatcgaccctgaaaggacgaaaggcaaagtcaacctcagcagaatttgaactcagaacataaggacagacaaagtgcaGCTGAGCCTTTTGCcgggagtgctaatgattctgccaggtcccGACCTTAAACATTAGCATAAACATTGGGCAATCAACTTTTAATTATTGTATAATGAGTTGTGCCCTTCACAGCTAAAGCTTTCTGCTACTATCTCTTGGTATCGTGGAAAGAAATATCATCgtcttaacgtccacttttccatgtcttCATAGATTGCACAAAATTCATTGAGGTGGATTTTTGTCACGTCACCAACtctcacccatttccaagcaattttatatttcttcttagccagacaagttttaacaaaagACTGAATATGAAAGACACGTTAATTGTATTAATCTCACTGCCCTTGGAGGGCCTTCATTGGCCCATGTACACAGCccttaaccttaaccctaaacacACAAGACAGGTGTTATATcaaacaaaattcaaaagaaactTTTTTGACAGATACTCACAAGAGAAGGATAGGGTTTACAAACACCAAAATGTCGTACATTCCTCGTATCAAAAAGATGAGAACTAATTCTTTCCAGAACATACTCCAAAGAACTAAAAACCAATGCTGGGTTTTGTTCTTCATGAATGAAAATAAGTtcctgaaaataaatgaaaatatgttgaaatGTTTCCTGTCCAAAGAGGCAACAAGTTTAGCAAACAGTAAGACACATGTAGCATTGTATAATAAGATGTGTGGGTGGCTTGTTGCTTGTTACCACATGGCATTGGTTGTCATGGCCAACTGAAACTGAAATACCGCATCACCAGATACATGTGACATCACATAATGTCAAATAATCAAATACATGGGACCGATCACATCCACAACTGAGATTCCATTGGTTATGAGAACaattgttccagttgatccaatcaatggaacagcctgctcatgaaattaacatgcaagtggctgagtattccacaggtaAGAGTAACCTTAAcataattactggtacaactcgtttttgccagctgactggactgggccaacaaaaaaaatattttcttgctgcCAAGAATTGAACTGaagaccttacaatcatgagctaaaTATCCTGACCACTAAGCAATCGCATGTCACATGACTGAATAGATGTGGTCAATCATACTATACCACAAGAGCAAAGCCATATAACCAAGCACATGATGTCATAAGACCAAATAAATGTGACTTATCACATGACCAGCCACATGTGTCTTAACTCATTACATCACATGatcacagcaacagcagcagtactaAAAGTTTATAGTAGTGACTGGGGAGAGGGGTGTTACTCCAATAACATACATTGTCTTCTCCGAGGCTTTGCATTTCAAGTGAATGTAGGATGTTGTGTCGTTTTCCATCAGGTTGGGGACAAAATTGTCTTGGTTCCTCTGTCTGCAGCCACGACACATcacactgaaaaaataaaaacaacaacaacaaaaacaataatgaaaacaacaataataataataataataataataataataataataataataataataataataataataatgataataataataatagtaataataataaatgacaggCAGAggatctcatggcttctgatcttaattgattggaagtgttatcatgtacagtgttttgtcttggtataaaagatgggttacagcaaatattctgctccataccacagatttgcttgtcatttgtttgaccataactaactgagcatgtcccttggtggctgatgatatgtgcatctctgatcatgagcagaagcagtggtggggtgcatcatagccatgtgtcaagAGGGActgtttggggtttgaataattcacctatggaagcataggtgtttcgttcatcatccttaaagaaTCCCTAttccaggaaccttttgagtgggatggactactcgacctgaagaaaattctaactgggccccacctgcaaggtcacgcactgtttatcttgatatgagatcaccatgtcatgcacatatggttgtgatgtatgtgcctggtgtacccttatcagatgggtagtaatgatgggtatatttggctttgtatatgtgtaccccagtgtcattttgatggtatgcactgccaatgataataataacaacaacaaataaagaacacaacacTGGTATTGATAAAGCAGTCTGGCATAATTAACACATTACCAACTTCATCGTTATTACTAtgactgtcaccaccaccaccatcaccaccatcacatcatcatcataaacaactaCCTTTGCACTGAAAAATGAAAACCCCAAAAATCATTTAGCTTATTAGCTCGTGGTTTGCAATTACAAAACTCATCATAGCCGggtatttcatcattattttatgtggAGCAAGCCACTAAAGCTTCCCCTGCCCTTTGAAAGACAATTTAGaagtgaaaatggaaaagaaaacagaaggggTCTGTGCTGACCTTGTCATCCAGAAAAATGTTAAACGCGACAAGAAGGAAGCAGTTTCATAAGGATTCTGGAAAAGAAGAATTGGTAGAGTCACATGACTGTTAGAGTACAGGTTTCAAATTATAgtgcaaggccagtaatttgggaggaggaggaggaggagataagtcaattacatcgattccttCCCCCATCTtccactggttcttaatttatcaaccctgaaaggatgaaaggcagagttcacctcatttgaactcagaacgtaaaaatggacgaaatgctgttaagcctTTTGCCCAGCNNNNNNNNNNNNNNNNNNNNNNNNNNNNNNNNNNNNNNNNNNNNNNNNNNNNNNNNNNNNNNNNNNNNNNNNNNNNNNNNNNNNNNNNNNNNNNNNNNNNNNNNNNNNNNNNNNNNNNNNNNNNNNNNNNNNNNNNNNNNNNNNNNNNNNNNNNNNNNNNNNNNNNNNNNNNNNNNNNNNNNNNNNNNNNNNNNNNNNNNNNNNNNNNNNNNNNNNNNNNNNNNNNNNNNNNNNNNNNNNNNNNNNNNNNNNNNNNNNNNNNNNNNNNNNNNNNNNNNNNNNNNNNNNNNNNNNNNNNNNNNNNNNNNNNNNNNNNNNNNNNNNNNNNNNNNNNNNNNNNNNNNNNNNNNNNNNNNNNNNNNNNNNNNNNNNNNNNNNNNNNNNNNNNNNNNNNNNNNNNNNNNNNNNNNNNNNNNNNNNNNNNNNNNNNNNNNNNNNNNNNNNNNNNNNNNNNNNNNNNNNNNNNNNNNNNNNNNNNNNNNNNNNNNNNNNNNNNNNNNNNNNNNNNNNNNNNNNNNNNNNNNNNNNNNNNNNNNNNNNNNNNNNNNNNNNNNNNNNNNNNNNNNNNNNNNNNNNNNNNNNNNNNNNNNNNNNNNNNNNNNNNNNNNNNNNNNNNNNNNNNNNNNNNNNNNNNNNNNNNNNNNNNNNNNNNNNNNNNNNNNNNNNNNNNNNNNNNNNNNNNNNNNNNNNNNNNNNNNNNNNNNNNNNNNNNNNNNNNNNNNNNNNNNNNNNNNNNNNNNNNNNNNNNNNNNNNNNNNNNNNNNNNNNNNNNNNNNNNNNNNNNNNNNNNNNNNNNNNNNNNNNNNNNNNNNNNNNNNNNNNNNNNNNNNNNNNNNNNNNNNNNNNNNNNNNNNNNNNNNNNNNNNNNNNNNNNNNNNNNNNNNNNNNNNNNNNNNNNNNNNNNNNNNNNNNNNNNNNNNNNNNNNNNNNNNNNNNNNNNNNNNNNNNNNNNNNNNNNNNNNNNNNNNNNNNNNNNNNNNNNNNNNNNNNNNNNNNNNNNNNNNNNNNNNNNNNNNNNNNNNNNNNNNNNNNNNNNNNNNNNNNNNNNNNtaatattatatatctatatatatatatatgggtgcttggataagatgcggatgtcaagttgacccaggtttcCTCCATGTTGATCTTttgcatgttggtagagtatggaggactattttttgttgtcatattgtctcaaatgctCATTTAGATTATTAGTGCATATCGTATTCTCAAAGGGGCATGTCCTACATAGTTGCAATCTGacggagttccctggcttttcaacaatcttaatgttgagtttggtctccttcagagctttcctaaatctacaaacatcactccttgatatttgtcgggttttataccacgtgttcgccttgtttgctttgtcacaagttctttgtatcctattccagtctttgtttctatatctagggcaggcaccactggtatcattacatataatgttttctaatttcttACTAAcacccctgtatactcgaaccctatctttctgatcacaTCCAGTTCTGTATATGTTTTCGCATTTCATCGGGTTCGCATAGTGGAgacacgttgttcattatcctatgtcattatcattattattattatcatcatcatcatcatcattatcattattcttatataaggtcgcaagctggcaaaatcattagcacactggatgaaatgtatttcgcctgtcactacgttccaagttcaaattccgccaaggctgactttgcctttcatccttttggggttgataaattaaataccagtgaaacactgggggtcgatgtaattgattagatCCCTCCCacaataatttcaggccttgtgccttcggtagaaaggattattattattattattgacaaaatttttgtaattttacagATGAGatttgtaaaataatgttttacttACAAGTTTTTTACTCCTTCTCTctgaaaaacagaataaaagaaaaagggcGCACTTGAGGGAGAGGCTGATTTTCACCAGGACCGATTCCAGTTTGTCTGgctgaaaacagaaaatggaaaactTTTACTTCAGCCGTTAACTGAGACAATTaattgtatttatcttttatcctttccatgtttcagtcattggactgtggccatgctgggtttagccaaacaaattgaccccactaTTCTTCTTTtgaagtctgatatttattcttttcatctcttttgccaaaatattGGGGCACATTTGAGTGAGAggccaacaaaattccttgtaacaccaaagatgaagtgaattcaaggattatggcagcattcaccaacttaaagaaggagAATGTCCAGAAAAATTTTTGCAGAttttgaagtcgtctggaggGCATGGTTggagccaatggtgattttatatgtatatatacatatacatataatgcacatatacatatatatataatacacatatatatatacacacacacacacatatatatatatatatatatatctcagggtagcaaaaaaaaattttagaaattctatttactaccagtggtctagtgagaaaaaaatttagtcaatagactatatattattcatttaaaatacagtgtatatatattggataataaaattaatggtttatacctggtagcttactggtaaagcacggtcacttttacagtgatcgttatgtatatggcaaatgaaagacagaagatggaatatatgagaatttattattaatcgcAATTGCgtcaacacatctagcatcgatccctacacacacacacacacacacacttaccaccaccactactaccaccatcactgcacTATTACTACAGCACACCACACtccccaccaacaccaacaccaccaccaccaccaccactatcaagaCTTACCTCAGCCTGCTTCTCCACAGCAAACAAccaaacaatattttcaaaaatggcCAGCAGCCAATAGATGAAGTTCACACCAGATGTAAAGACTCTCTTCTTAAATTCCACATACTGCAGCACCAATGATAAAACCTACACACAAAGCACAAATATTAAGGGTTAAGAGGATTTACAAGAATAACAGTTTAATGGTGTATCAGTTCAATGGATTAATTGTTCTATTGCACCAGGTgagtggttctcagccattttttttacctatgcaTCCTTTTGATTTCTGTTTCACTTAGATGAATGCCCATAGCTAATTGATGTCtaactttttagcattttaactggccatatctgaccaaaatattattgtaccttcaaactggccagatctggcctctcacgcttacactacaatgtcattctaaaaataaacaatcacatctttgaaatctcaaagctacaaaggaAATGCGTGACTATTAGAAATCGTATtgaaaaaattgttaagatattttgtgcCTTGTAGAGATGTAACCAATTTATTGGAGataaattttaagaacaaaatcttACAGGAAATCCTAAGGACCAtgtgaaccctggttgagaacccctgcacCAAACAGTTAATGGTGAAGTGAAAATGATTGTTTGCGAActgttgatggtgataatgattgcTAGATGTTACAGAACCACCATGAGGCCCAGACTTCACCCTTGTGTGCCTTAAGGACCTTCACTGAGCGATATGCCAGCAGAACAGAGGGTTCTTGGTAGGGCCTTTCATGCTAGACAGATGAAAAAATAATGGCAAGACCCTCTCTTCACAGAGATAAAAATGAATTTGCATTGGGCCAACATAGCCTATGTATGAAAAGTCAGTTACATGAGTATTGATGAGAATTGAAATCCAATAAGCCTTGGGAGAGGAACACCTTCCCTCAGGGAAACACATAGATTCATAAAGAAGGCAGAAAACCAGCCcacagtcgtcatcatcatcatcgtttaacgtccgttttccatgctggcatgggttggacagtttgactggggactgacaAGCCAGGAAGTCGCACCAGGCTCCAAGTGGAGATAAGTCATTGATGGTTTATGCTCCACAGGAAGTGAAGAGCTTAAGTGCTGTTATAGATGaggtgtgtgtggaggcgcaatggccccgtggttagggcagtggactcgcggtcataggatcgcggtttcgattcccagacagggcattgtgagtgtttattgagcgaaaacacctaaagctccatgaagctccggcaggggatagtggcaaaccctgctgtaccctttcaccacaactttctctcactcttacttcctgtttctgttgtacctgtatttcaaagggtcagccttgtcacactgtgtcacactgaatatccccgagaactacgttaagggtacacgtgtctgtggagtgctcagccacttgcacgttaatttcacgagcaggctgttccgttgatcggatcaactggaaccctcgacgttgtaagtgacggagtgccaacaagatgAGGAGTAAATAGGGTCTGCATCCATTCATGTGTGAAAAGGGAATCAGAAGATTGAAGCACTCACCTGTGAAAATAGAGTCAGACCTTTGCCGAAATTGATGACAGTTCTATCCTTGTATTTCATCATGTTGATGTATAAGAGGAAAGTAATGGTGGCTGAGATTAATAAACTGGTGGTCGTCTgtaaatgatagagagagagcgaaaggtAAGGTGATTGTGGTCATTGGTGAATAAACTGATG contains:
- the LOC128250438 gene encoding multidrug resistance-associated protein 1-like gives rise to the protein MSVPQHTVIPGLSLEPTFLEMVNSIKQISSGKSPGSDANPPEIYNHGGQKLFNKLHDLFINIWKELNNLLSNTCLQNTLVTWIPVGWLLLACVIYIPCLRRNKTIRKRLSYLTLTKLTTTSLLISATITFLLYINMMKYKDRTVINFGKGLTLFSQVLSLVLQYVEFKKRVFTSGVNFIYWLLAIFENIVWLFAVEKQAENPYETASFLSRLTFFWMTSVMCRGCRQRNQDNFVPNLMENDTTSYIHLKCKASEKTMNLFSFMKNKTQHWFLVLWSMFWKELVLIFLIRGMYDILVFVNPILLFYFLPFLESKTPGPKWLGYVFAFTFFIVNIAMSMADQAVYWRSNRLGLNVKTAITDAIYRKLLKKRGQLLQDVSIANLLSVDTDMFHECIAFLWVLWSAPLQLIICCIILFVNFKCVAMYCLLIFLAYALVKYCLKKIGECHEEFLKEKDNRRCVMKEIMDKIKVIKLQALESIFLKKLQDIRIKELSFLQKRLLWDAVIATISEVLPFVV